The proteins below come from a single Streptomyces sp. B3I8 genomic window:
- the cofC gene encoding 2-phospho-L-lactate guanylyltransferase — protein MQWSLVIPVKALARAKSRLTDTTGDEVRPGLALAFAQDTVAATLACPEVRDVAVVTDDPLAGRELSVLGAVIVPDEPAGGLNAALAHGAGVVRSRRPGAAVAALNADLPALRPAELGRVLRAATAFPRSFLADAAGIGTTLLAAGPGRELRPAFGVDSRRRHLASGAVELATRSVDSVRQDVDTGDDLRAALALGAGARTVAAVEASAWGAPAPGASPSMCGNRGY, from the coding sequence GTGCAGTGGTCGTTGGTCATCCCGGTGAAAGCCCTGGCGCGAGCCAAGAGCCGCCTGACGGACACCACCGGGGACGAGGTGCGCCCGGGGCTCGCCCTGGCGTTCGCGCAGGACACGGTGGCAGCGACGCTGGCCTGTCCCGAGGTGCGCGATGTGGCGGTCGTCACGGACGACCCGCTCGCCGGGCGGGAACTGTCCGTGCTCGGCGCGGTGATCGTCCCCGACGAGCCGGCGGGCGGCCTGAACGCGGCACTGGCGCACGGGGCGGGGGTCGTACGGTCCCGGCGGCCGGGGGCGGCGGTCGCCGCGCTCAACGCCGATCTCCCGGCGCTGCGGCCCGCCGAATTGGGGCGGGTGCTGCGGGCGGCCACCGCATTTCCGCGTTCTTTCCTCGCGGACGCGGCGGGAATCGGCACGACGTTGCTGGCGGCGGGGCCGGGGCGGGAATTGCGGCCGGCCTTCGGAGTGGATTCCCGGCGGCGGCATCTGGCCTCGGGGGCGGTGGAACTCGCGACGCGCTCGGTGGACTCGGTGCGCCAGGACGTCGACACGGGTGACGATCTGCGGGCGGCGCTGGCGCTGGGGGCGGGGGCGCGGACGGTGGCCGCCGTGGAGGCTTCGGCCTGGGGGGCGCCGGCCCCGGGGGCATCGCCCTCCATGTGCGGGAATCGCGGGTATTAG
- a CDS encoding 1-acyl-sn-glycerol-3-phosphate acyltransferase: MPRRRIGFWYRFAAVLCKPPLVVLLKRDWRGMENMPADGGFITAVNHNSHVDPFAYAHYQYNTGRVPRFLAKSGLFRKGFVGAAMRGTGQIPVYRETTDALSAFRAAIHAVESGECVAFYPEGTLTRDPGLWPMTGKTGAARVALQTRCPVIPVAQWGANELLPPYAKKPVLFPRKTHRVVAGPPVDLSDFYGREMTPDLLKEATEVIMAAITRLLEEIRGEKAPDKRYDPREVRIEQRRRTAAATAAKRKTHQEPGQRDDQHREQQEHAEHQEHQEHAEQAQQEGQGT; this comes from the coding sequence GTGCCCCGCCGGAGAATCGGCTTCTGGTACCGCTTCGCCGCGGTGCTCTGCAAACCTCCGCTGGTGGTTCTGCTGAAGCGGGATTGGCGCGGAATGGAGAACATGCCGGCCGACGGCGGATTCATCACCGCGGTGAACCACAATTCGCATGTGGACCCCTTCGCGTACGCGCACTACCAGTACAACACCGGGCGTGTTCCGCGTTTTCTCGCGAAGAGCGGACTTTTCCGCAAGGGATTCGTCGGCGCCGCCATGCGCGGCACCGGCCAGATCCCCGTCTACCGCGAGACGACGGACGCGCTCAGCGCCTTCCGAGCCGCGATCCACGCCGTGGAGAGCGGCGAGTGCGTGGCGTTCTACCCCGAGGGCACCCTGACCCGCGACCCCGGCCTGTGGCCCATGACCGGCAAGACCGGTGCCGCGCGCGTCGCCCTGCAGACCCGGTGCCCGGTGATCCCCGTCGCCCAGTGGGGCGCCAACGAACTGCTGCCGCCCTATGCGAAGAAGCCGGTCCTCTTCCCGCGCAAGACGCACCGCGTCGTCGCGGGCCCGCCGGTGGACCTCAGCGACTTCTACGGCCGTGAGATGACGCCCGACCTGCTCAAGGAGGCGACGGAGGTCATCATGGCCGCCATCACCCGCCTGCTCGAGGAGATCCGCGGCGAGAAGGCGCCCGACAAGCGGTACGACCCGCGCGAGGTCCGTATCGAGCAGCGCCGCCGCACCGCCGCGGCCACCGCCGCGAAGCGCAAGACACACCAGGAGCCCGGGCAACGGGACGATCAGCACCGCGAGCAGCAAGAGCACGCAGAGCACCAAGAGCACCAAGAGCACGCCGAGCAGGCACAGCAAGAGGGGCAGGGCACGTGA
- a CDS encoding NAD(P)H-dependent glycerol-3-phosphate dehydrogenase, producing the protein MSEPVRAAVFGTGSWGTAFGMVLADAGCEVTLWARRPELAEAVNSTRTNPDYLPGIELPARLRATADPAEAARDADFTVLAVPSQTLRANLAEWGPLLAPGTVLVSLMKGVELGSAMRMSEVVEDVAKVGPERIAVVTGPNLAREIAARMPAAAVVACTDETVARRLQTACHTRYFRPYTNTDVVGCELGGAIKNVIGLAVGIADGMGLGDNAKGSLITRGLAETTRLGLAMGADPLTFSGLAGLGDLVATCSSPLSRNHTFGTNLGKGMTVEETIAVTKQTAEGVKSCESVRDLGRRHGVEMPLTETVVGIVHEGKSPVTAVKELMGRSAKSERH; encoded by the coding sequence GTGAGCGAGCCGGTCAGGGCCGCCGTCTTCGGCACGGGATCGTGGGGCACGGCCTTCGGCATGGTGCTCGCCGACGCCGGGTGCGAGGTCACCCTGTGGGCGCGGCGCCCGGAGCTGGCCGAGGCGGTCAACTCCACCCGGACCAACCCCGACTACCTGCCGGGCATCGAACTCCCGGCCCGTCTGCGGGCGACCGCCGACCCCGCCGAGGCCGCCCGCGACGCCGACTTCACCGTGCTCGCCGTGCCCTCCCAGACGCTGCGCGCCAACCTCGCGGAGTGGGGGCCGCTGCTCGCCCCCGGCACCGTCCTGGTCTCCCTGATGAAGGGCGTCGAACTCGGCTCCGCGATGCGGATGAGCGAGGTCGTCGAGGACGTCGCCAAGGTCGGACCCGAGCGCATCGCGGTGGTCACCGGCCCCAATCTCGCCCGGGAGATCGCCGCCCGGATGCCGGCCGCCGCCGTGGTCGCCTGCACCGACGAGACCGTCGCCCGACGGCTCCAGACCGCCTGCCACACGCGGTACTTCCGCCCGTACACCAACACCGACGTGGTCGGCTGCGAACTGGGCGGCGCGATCAAGAACGTCATCGGGCTGGCGGTCGGCATCGCCGACGGCATGGGGCTCGGCGACAACGCCAAGGGCTCGCTCATCACCCGGGGGCTCGCCGAGACCACCCGGCTCGGCCTCGCCATGGGCGCCGACCCGCTGACCTTCTCCGGTCTCGCGGGTCTCGGTGACCTGGTCGCCACCTGCTCCTCGCCGCTGTCGCGCAACCACACCTTCGGCACCAACCTCGGCAAGGGCATGACCGTCGAGGAGACCATCGCGGTCACCAAGCAGACCGCGGAGGGCGTCAAGTCCTGCGAGTCCGTACGGGACCTGGGCCGACGGCACGGCGTCGAGATGCCGCTGACCGAGACCGTCGTCGGCATCGTCCACGAGGGCAAGTCGCCGGTGACCGCGGTCAAGGAGCTGATGGGGCGCAGCGCCAAGTCCGAACGGCACTGA